A genomic stretch from Halobellus sp. LT62 includes:
- a CDS encoding nuclear transport factor 2 family protein translates to MSVEDRICEYYDALRAGEPLYPFFADDSSVVKYGITEKLTGYEEVKTGLREQTETTEGWTVESRALRVVERDRHAWFSDDVGMAWSDVESGREYDFDSRWSGTLERRESGAGREWLFVGMHVSAVPE, encoded by the coding sequence ATGTCCGTAGAGGATCGAATCTGTGAGTACTACGACGCCCTTCGTGCTGGCGAGCCGCTGTATCCCTTTTTCGCCGACGACTCGTCTGTGGTGAAATACGGGATCACGGAGAAACTGACGGGCTACGAGGAGGTCAAGACAGGACTCCGCGAGCAGACCGAAACGACCGAAGGCTGGACGGTCGAAAGCCGCGCGCTCCGGGTCGTCGAACGCGACCGCCACGCGTGGTTCTCCGACGACGTCGGGATGGCGTGGTCCGACGTCGAGTCGGGGCGCGAGTACGATTTCGATAGCCGGTGGAGCGGCACGCTCGAACGTCGCGAGAGCGGGGCCGGTCGGGAGTGGCTGTTCGTCGGGATGCACGTGAGCGCCGTTCCCGAATAG
- a CDS encoding DUF555 domain-containing protein: MSNYLVAMEAAWLVRDVEDIDDAIGVAVSEAGKRLNDQNKEYVEVEVGATTCPACGEPFDSAFIAANTALVGLLLEIDVFNADGEEHASRIAKSEVGGALRDVPLSVIDIVETDEDAHERDE, encoded by the coding sequence ATGAGCAACTATCTCGTCGCGATGGAGGCCGCGTGGCTGGTCCGCGATGTCGAGGATATCGACGACGCGATCGGCGTCGCCGTCAGCGAAGCGGGGAAGCGACTCAACGATCAGAACAAGGAGTACGTCGAGGTCGAAGTGGGCGCGACGACGTGTCCTGCCTGCGGCGAGCCGTTCGACTCCGCGTTCATCGCGGCCAACACCGCGCTCGTCGGACTCCTCCTCGAAATCGACGTCTTCAACGCCGACGGCGAGGAGCACGCCTCCCGGATCGCCAAGAGCGAGGTCGGCGGCGCGCTCCGCGACGTTCCGCTGTCGGTCATCGACATCGTCGAGACCGACGAGGACGCCCACGAGCGCGACGAGTAG
- a CDS encoding peptidylprolyl isomerase, which produces MVDDSELENPENPIITLHTTKGDITLELFEERAPRTVENFLGLATGEKEWSDPETGETRTDSLYEGTIFHRIIDDFMIQGGDPEGTGRGGPGYTFDDEFHEDLSHDGAGVLSMANRGPNTNGSQFFITLGAQPHLDGKHAVFGRAVEGMDVVEEIGNVPTDRNDAPLKDIEIESIDVE; this is translated from the coding sequence ATGGTCGACGATTCCGAACTCGAAAACCCCGAGAACCCGATTATCACGCTGCATACCACCAAGGGCGACATCACGCTCGAACTGTTCGAGGAGCGCGCGCCGCGGACAGTGGAGAACTTCCTCGGACTCGCGACCGGCGAGAAGGAGTGGAGCGACCCCGAGACCGGCGAGACTCGCACGGACTCGCTGTATGAAGGAACGATCTTCCACCGGATCATCGACGACTTCATGATTCAGGGCGGCGACCCCGAGGGTACCGGTCGCGGCGGCCCCGGCTACACCTTCGACGACGAGTTCCACGAGGACCTCAGCCACGACGGCGCGGGGGTGCTATCGATGGCGAACCGCGGCCCCAACACGAACGGCTCGCAGTTCTTCATCACGCTCGGCGCGCAACCGCACCTCGACGGCAAACACGCCGTGTTCGGCCGCGCCGTCGAGGGAATGGACGTCGTCGAGGAGATCGGCAACGTGCCGACCGACCGCAACGACGCGCCGCTGAAGGACATCGAGATCGAATCTATCGACGTCGAATAG
- a CDS encoding ATP-dependent DNA ligase has product MEFAEFAARAETIAEEPGDLATTELVSDLLSDADGDLPTVVRFLQGRVYPAWDGTTLDVGPALLHEAIARAAGPNVDADDVESKLAEVGEIGAVAGSYDFGGQRGLGAFTGSDAESDDLTVAEVDERLREIATTMGEGSEKRRLDTLFGLFNSASSAEATFLARLVLGEMRIGVGEGTVRDAIAAAFLSTSGDAGDASVDANGTNVDEELEAVDDVDEEGQAVDDDTNEPKPVETVERALQVSNDYGMVARVAREEGRAGLDAIGLEVGRPVQAMLAQAGSATDALEEWGKAIVETKFDGARIQVHYDGASVSLFSRNMDDVTDPLPEIVEFVEREVDVPAVIDGEVVAVDEDGSPLPFQEVLRRFRRKYDVDRMREEVRVKLRAFDCLHVDGDDLLDAPLTERHDRLEALLGDTDAVSEPVVSSEPDEIAAVEEDALDAGHEGIMLKEPASTYAPGKRGKNWLKRKPAVETLDLVVTGAEWGEGRRANRLGTFLLSARVSGGESADDSPPNGGDAVPDDGDDVASSDAASDAYATIGKVATGVTDEELESLSERLEPHIEHESGQTVSIAPEVVFEVGYEEIQRSPTYESGYALRFPRFVTVREDKTAADADSLDRVERLIDSQ; this is encoded by the coding sequence ATGGAGTTCGCCGAGTTCGCGGCACGCGCGGAAACGATCGCGGAGGAGCCCGGCGACCTCGCAACGACCGAGCTCGTCAGCGATCTCCTCAGCGACGCCGACGGGGACCTGCCGACAGTCGTTCGCTTCCTGCAGGGGCGCGTGTACCCGGCGTGGGACGGGACGACGCTCGACGTCGGCCCCGCGCTGTTGCACGAGGCGATCGCTCGCGCCGCGGGCCCGAACGTCGACGCCGACGACGTGGAATCGAAGCTCGCCGAAGTCGGTGAGATCGGAGCCGTCGCGGGGAGTTACGACTTCGGTGGTCAGCGCGGACTCGGCGCGTTCACCGGCAGTGACGCCGAAAGCGACGACCTGACCGTCGCCGAGGTCGACGAGCGACTGCGAGAGATCGCGACGACGATGGGCGAAGGAAGCGAGAAGCGGCGGCTCGACACGCTGTTCGGGCTGTTCAACAGCGCCTCTTCGGCGGAGGCGACGTTCCTCGCGCGGCTCGTCCTCGGTGAGATGCGCATCGGCGTCGGCGAGGGAACCGTTCGCGACGCCATCGCCGCGGCGTTCCTGTCGACGAGTGGTGACGCTGGCGACGCCAGCGTCGACGCTAACGGCACCAACGTCGACGAGGAGCTGGAAGCGGTCGACGACGTCGATGAGGAAGGGCAAGCCGTCGACGACGACACCAACGAACCGAAGCCCGTCGAGACTGTCGAGCGGGCGCTACAGGTCTCGAACGACTACGGGATGGTCGCTCGCGTCGCCCGCGAGGAGGGGCGTGCGGGGCTCGACGCGATCGGGTTGGAGGTCGGACGGCCGGTGCAGGCGATGCTGGCGCAGGCCGGCAGCGCAACCGACGCGCTGGAGGAGTGGGGCAAAGCGATCGTCGAGACGAAATTCGACGGCGCGCGCATCCAAGTCCACTACGACGGCGCGTCCGTCTCGCTGTTCTCGCGGAATATGGACGACGTCACCGACCCGCTGCCGGAGATCGTCGAGTTCGTCGAGCGGGAGGTCGACGTCCCGGCCGTCATCGACGGGGAAGTCGTCGCCGTCGACGAGGACGGCTCGCCGCTCCCGTTCCAAGAGGTGCTCCGCCGGTTCCGCCGGAAGTACGACGTCGACCGGATGCGCGAGGAGGTGCGCGTGAAACTTCGGGCGTTCGACTGCCTGCACGTCGACGGCGACGATCTACTCGACGCGCCCCTGACCGAGCGACACGACCGGCTCGAAGCGCTGCTCGGCGACACCGACGCCGTGTCGGAGCCGGTCGTCTCGTCGGAGCCCGACGAAATCGCGGCCGTCGAGGAGGACGCGCTCGACGCGGGCCACGAGGGGATTATGCTGAAGGAGCCGGCGTCGACCTACGCGCCCGGAAAGCGCGGGAAGAACTGGTTGAAGCGCAAACCCGCCGTCGAGACGCTCGATCTGGTGGTCACCGGCGCGGAGTGGGGCGAGGGACGACGAGCCAACCGCTTGGGGACGTTCCTGCTCTCCGCTCGCGTTAGTGGGGGCGAATCCGCGGACGATAGCCCGCCGAACGGTGGCGACGCCGTCCCGGACGACGGCGACGACGTCGCCAGCTCGGACGCCGCGAGCGACGCCTACGCGACGATCGGGAAGGTCGCGACCGGGGTCACCGACGAGGAGCTCGAATCGCTGAGCGAGCGGCTCGAACCCCACATCGAGCACGAGTCGGGACAGACGGTCTCGATCGCGCCCGAAGTCGTCTTCGAGGTCGGCTACGAGGAGATCCAGCGCTCGCCGACGTACGAATCGGGGTACGCGCTCCGCTTTCCCCGCTTCGTGACCGTTCGCGAGGACAAGACCGCGGCCGACGCAGACAGCCTCGACCGCGTCGAACGGTTGATCGACTCGCAGTAG
- a CDS encoding DNA topoisomerase IV subunit A, giving the protein MSTKQDEELAQERLIDLAAEFYDQFAAGEVPRMNIPTRTKSNIVFDEDSKVWVYGDRTSTRSANSVRGARKLLKASYAIEFLVNQLEEDRSSTLRELYYLSESWDNEEAQFQSQDESNQMIEDLEIVSKVTREDFHMRPEESGATLMGPLELREQTRRGERDIHCQEDVGEGGYQIPNNPDTIEFLDHDIDFVLCVETGGMRDRLVENGFDTEYNCLVVHLKGQPARATRRITKRLHDELELPVVVFTDGDPWSYRIYGSVAYGSIKSAHLSEYLATPEARFVGIQPEDIVEYDLPTDPLADSDINALESELEDPRFETDYWTEQIELQLDIEKKAEQQALAARGLDFVTETYLPDRLSTMGVL; this is encoded by the coding sequence ATGAGCACGAAACAGGACGAGGAACTCGCACAGGAGCGACTCATCGACCTCGCCGCGGAGTTTTACGACCAGTTCGCGGCGGGCGAGGTGCCGCGGATGAACATCCCCACGCGGACGAAATCGAACATCGTCTTCGACGAGGACTCGAAGGTGTGGGTCTACGGGGACCGCACGTCGACCCGCTCCGCGAACAGCGTTCGCGGCGCGCGAAAGCTGTTGAAGGCGTCGTACGCCATCGAATTCCTCGTGAACCAACTCGAGGAGGACCGCTCCTCGACGCTGCGTGAACTGTACTACCTCTCGGAGTCGTGGGACAACGAGGAGGCGCAGTTCCAGAGCCAGGACGAGTCGAACCAGATGATCGAGGACCTAGAGATCGTCTCGAAGGTCACCCGCGAGGACTTCCATATGCGCCCCGAGGAGTCGGGGGCAACGCTGATGGGCCCGCTCGAACTCCGCGAGCAGACTCGCCGCGGCGAGCGCGACATCCACTGTCAGGAGGACGTCGGCGAGGGCGGCTATCAGATCCCGAACAACCCCGACACGATCGAGTTTCTGGATCACGACATCGACTTCGTCCTCTGCGTCGAGACCGGCGGGATGAGAGATCGATTGGTGGAGAACGGCTTCGACACCGAGTACAACTGCCTCGTCGTCCATCTGAAAGGCCAGCCTGCCCGCGCGACCCGGCGGATCACCAAACGGCTGCACGACGAACTGGAGCTCCCGGTCGTGGTCTTCACAGACGGCGACCCGTGGTCCTACCGGATCTACGGCTCGGTCGCCTACGGCTCGATCAAGTCCGCGCACCTCTCGGAGTACCTCGCGACGCCGGAGGCTCGCTTCGTCGGCATCCAGCCGGAGGACATCGTCGAGTACGACCTCCCGACGGACCCGCTCGCCGACTCGGACATCAACGCCCTGGAGTCGGAACTGGAGGATCCCCGCTTCGAGACCGACTACTGGACCGAGCAGATCGAACTCCAACTCGACATCGAGAAGAAGGCCGAACAGCAGGCGCTGGCCGCGCGCGGTCTCGACTTCGTCACCGAGACGTACCTCCCCGATCGGCTCTCGACGATGGGCGTCCTGTAG
- a CDS encoding DNA topoisomerase VI subunit B: MTSIQSTLGEEEGGGIAEELAEGQRAISIAEFFEKNKHMLGFDSGARGLVTAVKEAVDNALDATEEAGIKPDISIEIRESGDYYTLIVEDNGPGITREQIPKVFGKLLYGSRFHAREQSRGQQGIGISAAVLYSQLTSGKPAKITSRTQRSETAQYFELIIDTDTNEPEIQVDEERAPGESDLSPTHGTRIEMEMEANMRARQQLHDYVKHTAVVNPHARLVLSEPGLDEPRHYERVEGADLPAETEEIRPHPHGVELGTLIKMLGATESYSVSGFLQEEFTRVGAKTSEKVLNSFRDRHFGREMGWAVPRSPETDLEAAIADAVANKGAAATQTFAERVANTLSSRERTAHSELAEIVDTVADDVESEFDANFGDTVRENAVEAAWEILRSDLTADLYGLVDESTSTRKDDATVSGLAERLADKFDSGDPRNRATRATVVEYVDRSADRLVSEEISFGETARENVVEALWAAMRTVPDDVPKVKRVADDRDTASQLLEAMRETDILAPPTNCLSPITAELVEAGLKKEFDADFYAASTRDAEVHGGDPFVVEAGIAYGGELEDGTVDLLRFANRVPLVYQRGACATTDVIKSIGWRNYGLDQPGGSGMPNGPAVLMIHVASTNVPFTSESKDAIANIPEIEDEIELAIREAARELKSYLNKRRSMQKRRKKQDVLGRILPEMADKLSEVTGRQRPNIDGALARIMNNVSVEREVDDGTVTLVVENHSDRTESPKITEIVSAEPTDLPDAASVVDLDGEWFITWEPSVGAGETVKLTYAVADDADFEIDIDGVDAEKMTIDA; encoded by the coding sequence ATGACCTCGATACAGTCGACGCTCGGCGAGGAAGAGGGAGGCGGGATCGCCGAGGAGCTGGCGGAGGGCCAGCGCGCGATCTCCATCGCCGAGTTCTTCGAGAAGAACAAACACATGCTCGGGTTCGACTCCGGAGCCCGAGGACTCGTCACCGCCGTCAAGGAGGCGGTCGACAACGCACTCGACGCGACGGAGGAGGCCGGGATCAAGCCCGACATCTCGATCGAAATCCGGGAATCTGGAGACTACTACACCCTGATCGTCGAGGACAACGGCCCGGGGATCACGCGCGAGCAGATCCCGAAGGTCTTCGGGAAGCTACTCTACGGGTCGCGCTTTCACGCCCGCGAGCAGAGTCGCGGACAACAGGGAATCGGGATTTCGGCGGCTGTGCTCTACTCTCAGCTCACGTCCGGGAAACCGGCGAAGATCACCTCGCGAACGCAGCGGTCGGAGACGGCCCAATACTTCGAGCTCATCATCGACACCGACACGAACGAGCCCGAGATCCAAGTCGACGAGGAGCGCGCGCCCGGCGAGTCGGACCTCTCGCCGACGCACGGAACGCGCATCGAAATGGAGATGGAGGCGAACATGCGGGCGCGCCAGCAACTTCACGATTACGTGAAACACACCGCGGTCGTCAACCCCCACGCCCGCCTCGTCCTCTCCGAACCGGGCCTCGACGAACCGCGCCACTACGAGCGCGTCGAGGGCGCAGATCTCCCCGCGGAGACCGAAGAGATCCGCCCGCACCCCCACGGCGTCGAACTGGGGACGCTCATCAAGATGCTCGGCGCGACCGAGTCGTACTCGGTCTCGGGCTTTCTGCAGGAGGAGTTCACCCGCGTCGGCGCGAAGACCAGCGAGAAAGTCCTGAACAGTTTCCGTGACCGACACTTCGGTCGGGAGATGGGCTGGGCCGTCCCGCGGAGTCCGGAGACCGACCTCGAGGCCGCAATCGCTGACGCCGTCGCCAACAAGGGCGCGGCGGCGACCCAGACGTTCGCCGAACGCGTCGCGAACACGCTCTCCTCGCGGGAGCGGACGGCCCACTCCGAACTCGCGGAGATCGTCGACACCGTCGCCGACGACGTCGAGTCGGAGTTCGACGCGAATTTCGGCGACACCGTCCGCGAGAACGCCGTCGAGGCCGCGTGGGAAATCCTGCGATCGGACCTGACCGCGGACCTCTACGGCCTCGTCGACGAGTCCACGAGCACCCGAAAGGACGACGCGACCGTCTCGGGGCTGGCCGAGCGGCTGGCGGACAAATTCGACTCGGGCGACCCGCGGAACCGCGCCACGCGCGCAACCGTGGTCGAGTACGTCGACCGCTCCGCGGACCGACTGGTCTCCGAGGAGATTTCCTTCGGCGAGACGGCGCGCGAGAACGTCGTCGAGGCGCTCTGGGCGGCGATGCGGACCGTCCCCGACGACGTGCCGAAGGTGAAACGAGTCGCCGACGACCGCGACACCGCCTCCCAGCTCTTGGAGGCGATGCGCGAGACGGACATCCTCGCGCCGCCGACGAACTGTCTCTCGCCCATTACGGCCGAACTCGTCGAGGCCGGGTTGAAAAAAGAGTTCGACGCGGACTTCTACGCCGCGTCGACCCGCGACGCCGAGGTCCACGGCGGCGACCCGTTCGTCGTCGAGGCCGGCATCGCATACGGCGGGGAGTTGGAAGACGGGACCGTCGACCTCCTCCGATTCGCGAACCGCGTGCCGCTGGTCTACCAGCGCGGCGCGTGTGCGACGACAGACGTGATCAAGAGCATCGGCTGGCGGAACTACGGACTTGATCAGCCCGGCGGGTCAGGGATGCCCAACGGCCCCGCCGTGCTTATGATTCACGTCGCCTCGACGAACGTCCCGTTCACGAGCGAGTCGAAGGACGCCATCGCGAACATCCCCGAGATCGAAGACGAGATCGAGCTCGCGATCCGAGAGGCCGCGCGCGAGCTCAAATCCTACCTGAACAAGCGCCGATCGATGCAGAAGCGCCGGAAGAAACAGGACGTCCTCGGGCGGATTCTCCCGGAGATGGCCGACAAGCTCTCGGAGGTGACGGGACGACAGCGGCCCAACATCGACGGCGCACTCGCGCGGATTATGAACAACGTCAGCGTCGAGCGCGAGGTCGACGACGGAACCGTGACGCTCGTCGTCGAGAACCACTCCGACCGGACCGAGAGCCCGAAGATAACGGAGATCGTCTCGGCCGAGCCTACGGACCTCCCGGACGCCGCGAGCGTCGTCGACCTCGACGGCGAGTGGTTCATCACGTGGGAGCCCTCGGTCGGCGCGGGAGAGACGGTGAAACTGACGTACGCCGTCGCCGACGACGCCGATTTCGAGATCGATATCGACGGCGTGGACGCGGAGAAAATGACCATCGATGCCTAA
- the psmB gene encoding archaeal proteasome endopeptidase complex subunit beta, giving the protein MRTPMSDDPSGRLDPLNGEHSDVFSPELGEFSNAEQRAEQMSDKETKTGTTTVGLKTSEGVVLATDMRASMGHMVSSKNVQKVEEIHPTGALTIAGSVSAAQSLISSIRAEVRLYEARRSEDMSMQALSTLLGNFLRSGAFFIVQPILGGVDEEGPHIYSIDPAGSILEEEYTVTGSGSQYALGVLEQEYSGDLSIDEAKTVSARAIKSAVERDLASGNGINVCVVTEEGVEISQHKDFAEVL; this is encoded by the coding sequence ATGCGTACCCCTATGAGCGATGATCCTTCGGGCCGTCTCGATCCGCTGAACGGCGAGCACTCGGACGTGTTCTCTCCGGAACTCGGCGAGTTCTCGAACGCCGAGCAGCGCGCCGAGCAGATGAGTGACAAAGAGACCAAAACGGGCACGACGACCGTCGGTCTGAAGACGAGCGAGGGCGTCGTCCTCGCGACCGATATGCGCGCGAGTATGGGCCACATGGTCTCCTCGAAGAACGTCCAGAAGGTCGAGGAGATCCACCCGACCGGCGCGCTCACCATTGCCGGCTCGGTGTCGGCCGCCCAGTCGCTGATCAGTTCGATCCGCGCGGAGGTCCGCCTCTACGAGGCGCGACGCAGCGAGGATATGAGTATGCAGGCGCTCTCGACGCTTCTCGGCAACTTCCTCCGCTCGGGCGCGTTCTTCATCGTCCAGCCGATCCTCGGCGGCGTCGACGAGGAAGGACCACACATCTACAGCATCGACCCCGCCGGCTCGATCCTCGAAGAGGAGTACACCGTCACCGGCTCGGGCAGCCAGTACGCACTGGGTGTCCTCGAACAGGAGTACAGCGGCGACCTGTCGATCGACGAGGCCAAGACCGTCTCCGCCCGCGCGATCAAGAGCGCCGTCGAGCGCGACCTCGCCTCGGGTAACGGGATCAACGTCTGCGTCGTGACTGAAGAGGGCGTCGAGATCAGCCAGCACAAGGACTTCGCCGAGGTCCTGTAA
- a CDS encoding CBS domain-containing protein, translating to MELPTPQDLRQRRTELDLTQSTLAEMADVSQPLIARIEGGDVDPRLSTLRRIVNALEEAEGSVVRASDLMNENVVSVAPDDSVRFARDVMLDEGFSQLPVIRDGRPVGIISNSDIRHTQEEDDVGTLPVADVMRESVTTVEPSATLEEIDAALDHHSAVLVVESGETTGIITEADVAAHV from the coding sequence ATGGAACTCCCGACCCCACAAGACCTGCGCCAGCGCCGTACGGAGTTGGATCTCACCCAGAGCACGCTCGCGGAGATGGCCGATGTCTCCCAACCGCTGATCGCCCGCATCGAGGGCGGCGACGTCGACCCTCGGCTCTCGACGCTCCGCCGGATCGTCAACGCGCTCGAAGAGGCCGAGGGAAGCGTCGTCCGCGCGTCCGACCTGATGAACGAGAACGTCGTGAGCGTCGCCCCCGACGACTCCGTCCGCTTCGCGCGGGACGTCATGCTCGATGAGGGCTTCTCGCAACTGCCGGTGATCCGCGACGGCCGCCCGGTCGGGATCATCTCGAACAGCGATATCCGTCACACACAGGAGGAAGACGACGTCGGCACGCTCCCCGTTGCGGACGTGATGCGCGAATCCGTGACGACCGTCGAGCCGTCGGCGACGCTCGAAGAGATCGACGCCGCCTTAGATCACCACTCCGCGGTGCTCGTCGTCGAGAGCGGCGAGACCACCGGGATCATCACCGAGGCCGACGTCGCGGCGCACGTATAA
- a CDS encoding cytochrome P450, translating to MSDSGQSTSDRQGRSSTADRRPGSPASDRRPPAPDGLPLLGNAVAFARDPLTFTTDAVENVGDVFRIELPVGDRYVVAHPEYATRVLVSERDAFEKTDDFALAFGDSVVAVEGEDWREQREFLSPFFFGPRIRSSLPTMRRRTIERTESWDDASAIETLSEMQALTFDVLATTILDFDPESNREELRRAADDLNAYFDPLTWALPNWVPTPSRRRFEEAKSTLRRELRTLLADAERDAEADDSLVSALASAMRPSDDDSTDDTEGYAPIAEDAIDQLIGLVFAGHETTALTLTFTLHCLATNPQAYRAVEAEVDDVLGDGPVSWEHLDDLATLERAVDESLRLYPPVYSLPREAVRPVDFDGDVVPAGSEVLVSVYALQRDPRFWERPETFDPSRWHDRERSDAAYLPFGAGPRRCVGETFARVEVSIVLAELLRRFRFERVGDGDLSLSPAMTNQPAGDVPMRVYRR from the coding sequence ATGTCCGATTCTGGTCAGTCGACCTCGGACCGACAGGGCCGTTCGTCGACCGCGGACCGACGGCCCGGTTCGCCGGCGTCCGATCGGCGTCCACCGGCACCGGACGGGCTTCCGCTGCTCGGTAACGCCGTGGCGTTCGCGCGCGATCCGCTGACGTTCACCACCGACGCGGTCGAGAACGTCGGGGACGTGTTCCGCATCGAACTCCCCGTCGGCGACCGATACGTGGTCGCCCACCCGGAGTACGCGACGCGCGTCCTCGTCTCCGAACGCGACGCCTTCGAGAAGACCGACGACTTCGCGCTGGCGTTCGGCGACAGCGTCGTCGCCGTCGAGGGAGAGGACTGGCGCGAACAGCGGGAGTTCCTCAGTCCGTTCTTCTTCGGCCCGCGGATCCGCTCGTCCCTGCCGACGATGCGCCGACGGACGATCGAGCGGACGGAGTCGTGGGACGACGCGTCGGCGATCGAGACGCTCTCGGAGATGCAGGCGCTGACGTTCGACGTGCTGGCAACGACGATTCTGGATTTCGACCCCGAGTCCAACCGCGAGGAGCTCCGACGCGCCGCCGACGATCTGAACGCCTACTTCGACCCGCTGACGTGGGCGCTGCCGAACTGGGTTCCCACGCCGAGCCGACGGCGGTTCGAAGAGGCGAAGTCGACGCTCCGGCGAGAGCTCCGGACGTTGCTCGCAGACGCCGAGCGCGACGCGGAAGCCGACGACAGCCTCGTTTCCGCGCTGGCGTCGGCAATGCGGCCGAGCGATGATGACAGCACCGACGATACGGAGGGGTACGCACCGATCGCCGAGGACGCGATCGACCAACTCATCGGCCTCGTCTTCGCCGGCCACGAGACCACGGCCCTGACGCTGACGTTCACGCTGCACTGCCTCGCGACGAATCCACAGGCGTATCGGGCGGTTGAGGCCGAAGTCGACGACGTCCTCGGCGACGGTCCGGTCAGCTGGGAACACCTCGACGACTTGGCGACACTCGAACGCGCCGTCGACGAGAGCCTCCGGCTGTATCCCCCGGTTTACTCGCTCCCGCGGGAGGCGGTGCGACCGGTCGACTTCGACGGCGACGTCGTCCCGGCCGGGAGCGAAGTGCTGGTGTCGGTATACGCGCTGCAACGTGATCCGCGCTTCTGGGAGCGCCCGGAGACGTTCGATCCCTCTCGATGGCACGACAGAGAGCGGTCGGACGCGGCGTACCTGCCGTTCGGCGCGGGGCCGAGACGGTGTGTCGGCGAGACGTTCGCACGCGTGGAGGTGAGCATCGTCCTCGCGGAACTCCTCCGTCGCTTCCGCTTCGAGCGGGTCGGCGACGGCGACCTGTCGCTCTCGCCGGCGATGACGAACCAGCCGGCGGGCGACGTGCCGATGCGAGTCTACCGGCGGTAG
- a CDS encoding anthranilate phosphoribosyltransferase codes for MAQAPETAEFGEWPLKRLMTEVVGTGVKSAEDMTREQATDAMERILAGEPDHTTLGAFWLANRWKHNNAEELAAYADVIAEDVVYAEPDADPVDCGANYDGKGDTAILGAAAGIVAAGAGTPVVVHSGDRVPTQKQDAYKHVLDELGVRTELVPVESAEMVDETGFGFYYQPEFAPLMHALWDRRDQMGVRTFVNTVETIANPAKADVHLGSFYHLAFAKKITDTFEKMETQSPHRVVMFQGMEGYDDIRPGYTKVGEWTDGEFTDYEIETPEYGMDFEYEDLEVDPDDVAGDSARLTEEIVAGERDDHFADAVALNAAFRIYAREDAESIDEGLEMARESIASGAAEAVLDDLREF; via the coding sequence ATGGCGCAAGCGCCGGAAACCGCCGAATTCGGGGAGTGGCCGTTGAAACGACTGATGACCGAAGTCGTCGGAACGGGCGTCAAATCCGCCGAGGATATGACGCGCGAACAGGCGACAGACGCGATGGAGCGCATCCTCGCAGGTGAGCCCGATCACACGACGCTCGGAGCCTTCTGGCTGGCGAATCGCTGGAAGCACAACAACGCCGAAGAACTCGCCGCCTACGCGGACGTCATCGCCGAGGACGTCGTCTACGCCGAGCCCGACGCAGACCCCGTCGACTGCGGCGCGAACTACGACGGCAAGGGCGACACCGCGATATTGGGTGCGGCGGCGGGAATCGTCGCGGCGGGCGCGGGCACGCCGGTCGTCGTCCACTCGGGCGACCGCGTTCCCACGCAGAAGCAGGACGCCTACAAGCACGTCCTCGACGAACTGGGAGTCCGAACCGAACTCGTTCCCGTCGAGAGCGCGGAGATGGTCGACGAGACCGGGTTCGGCTTCTACTACCAGCCGGAGTTCGCCCCGCTGATGCACGCGCTGTGGGACCGCCGCGACCAGATGGGCGTCCGCACCTTCGTCAACACCGTCGAGACGATCGCCAACCCCGCGAAGGCCGACGTCCACCTCGGCTCCTTCTACCACCTCGCGTTCGCGAAGAAGATCACCGACACGTTCGAAAAGATGGAGACTCAAAGCCCCCACCGCGTCGTGATGTTCCAAGGGATGGAGGGCTACGACGACATCAGACCGGGCTACACGAAGGTCGGTGAGTGGACCGACGGCGAGTTCACCGATTACGAGATCGAGACGCCCGAGTACGGGATGGACTTCGAGTACGAGGATCTGGAAGTCGACCCCGACGACGTCGCCGGCGACTCCGCTCGTCTGACCGAGGAAATCGTCGCGGGCGAGCGCGACGACCACTTCGCAGACGCGGTCGCGCTCAACGCCGCCTTCCGAATCTACGCCCGAGAAGACGCCGAGTCCATCGACGAGGGGCTGGAGATGGCCCGCGAGAGCATCGCGTCGGGCGCGGCCGAGGCCGTGCTCGACGACCTTCGGGAATTCTAA